In a single window of the Candidatus Dependentiae bacterium genome:
- the dnaK gene encoding molecular chaperone DnaK, translated as MAKIIGIDLGTTNSVVSFMEGGVAKVIPNQEGNNTTPSIVAYTKDGQRLVGSVAKRQAVTNPENTIFSAKRYIGRKFSNLTKEEISLAPYKLVAGKNDDVVIEVRGEQITPQEISAAVLQKLKQAAEDYIGEKITDAVITVPAYFNDAQRQATKDAGTIAGLNVKRIINEPTAAALAYGMDKKKNETIAVFDFGGGTFDISILEVGDGVVEVKSTNGDTLLGGDNIDAKLIDYLVQEFKKENGIDLTKDKMALQRLKEAAEKAKIELSATTETEINLPYITADASGPKHLVMKLSRAKLENICDDIFKKLFIPCEKAIKDAGIEKNQIDEVVLVGGSTRIPKVVELVKNFFGKEPNKSVNPDEVVSIGAAIQGGVLAGDVTDVLLLDVTPLSLGIETMGGIATKLIERNTTIPTKKSQVFSTAEDNQTAVDIHIVQGEREFAKDNKTLGRFRLDGIPAAPRGIPQVEVTFDIDANGIVHVTAKDKGTGKEQHITISNSSGLSKEEVENLVKQAQQHEAEDKKQKEVVEKRNALDNMIMSIEKTLKDNKEKLPADEVSKVETALEEARKVFKESENDAEKLQKAHDDLLASSHKVAEILYKEAQSKTTQDNQDNNQDNSTDKDKNSGDTGPIDVDSEQK; from the coding sequence ATGGCAAAAATTATAGGTATAGACTTAGGAACCACAAATTCTGTAGTTTCATTTATGGAAGGCGGCGTAGCCAAAGTTATTCCAAATCAAGAAGGTAATAACACTACTCCTTCTATTGTTGCATACACCAAAGATGGTCAAAGACTGGTCGGATCTGTAGCAAAACGTCAGGCCGTGACAAACCCGGAAAACACAATTTTTTCCGCAAAAAGATATATTGGTAGAAAATTTTCAAATTTAACAAAAGAAGAAATTTCTCTGGCTCCATACAAACTTGTAGCCGGCAAAAATGACGATGTAGTAATAGAAGTACGTGGTGAACAAATAACACCACAAGAAATTTCTGCTGCAGTATTACAAAAATTAAAACAAGCAGCAGAGGATTATATCGGTGAAAAAATAACTGATGCTGTCATTACAGTTCCAGCGTATTTTAACGATGCTCAAAGACAGGCAACAAAAGATGCCGGAACAATTGCAGGCTTAAATGTTAAAAGAATTATTAATGAGCCAACAGCAGCTGCTCTTGCATACGGGATGGACAAAAAGAAAAATGAGACTATAGCTGTATTTGACTTTGGTGGCGGTACATTTGATATTTCCATATTGGAAGTCGGTGATGGTGTTGTAGAGGTAAAATCCACAAATGGCGACACGCTTTTGGGTGGAGACAATATAGATGCAAAATTAATCGACTATCTTGTTCAAGAATTTAAAAAAGAAAATGGAATAGATCTTACAAAAGACAAGATGGCATTGCAAAGACTTAAAGAAGCTGCTGAAAAAGCAAAAATTGAACTTTCAGCCACAACTGAAACAGAAATAAATTTACCATACATTACAGCAGATGCTAGTGGACCTAAACACTTAGTCATGAAATTATCCCGAGCAAAACTTGAAAATATTTGCGATGATATATTCAAGAAGTTATTTATTCCTTGTGAAAAAGCTATCAAAGATGCCGGAATAGAAAAAAATCAAATTGATGAAGTTGTCTTGGTTGGTGGTTCAACACGAATTCCTAAAGTTGTTGAGTTAGTAAAAAACTTCTTTGGCAAAGAACCAAACAAATCTGTAAACCCTGATGAAGTTGTTTCTATTGGTGCCGCAATTCAAGGTGGTGTTCTTGCAGGTGACGTTACAGACGTTTTACTTTTAGACGTTACGCCACTTTCTCTTGGAATTGAAACAATGGGTGGAATTGCAACAAAATTAATAGAACGAAACACAACAATACCTACAAAAAAATCTCAAGTTTTCTCAACAGCAGAAGACAATCAAACTGCTGTTGATATTCACATAGTTCAAGGTGAACGTGAATTTGCAAAAGATAATAAAACATTAGGAAGATTTAGACTCGATGGAATTCCTGCTGCTCCAAGAGGTATTCCACAAGTGGAAGTAACGTTCGATATAGATGCCAACGGCATAGTTCATGTTACAGCAAAAGATAAAGGCACAGGCAAAGAACAACATATTACCATTTCAAATTCTTCAGGTCTTTCTAAAGAAGAAGTTGAAAATTTGGTAAAACAAGCGCAACAACATGAAGCTGAAGATAAAAAACAAAAAGAAGTTGTTGAAAAACGTAATGCTTTAGACAATATGATTATGTCTATAGAAAAAACATTAAAAGATAATAAAGAAAAACTTCCGGCTGATGAAGTCTCAAAAGTTGAAACTGCTTTAGAAGAAGCACGAAAAGTATTTAAAGAATCTGAAAATGATGCTGAAAAATTGCAAAAAGCACATGATGATTTATTAGCCTCTTCACACAAAGTAGCTGAAATTCTTTATAAAGAGGCTCAAAGCAAAACTACACAGGATAATCAAGACAATAATCAAGATAACAGCACAGATAAAGATAAAAACTCCGGAGACACCGGCCCAATAGACGTTGATTCTGAGCAAAAGTAA
- a CDS encoding ankyrin repeat domain-containing protein, with protein sequence MNISKIVKFYTYLILILLTPSLFAISSEDMAGSYDCIKDEQYKIASPLLGAKLWEAHTIWNFYKLLPKNDPIRQLAEEFFHENQGQFLETNLDRKAAKYLDIKSIGEIIGIILNLDIKSKKKFEDKFNKINIVIENKEANENLNKIKNLIWKSESKKKLDFYPEKTTILVLEALAYRKMDNKDDLKIFFNAIASSLDKKIEDLVDIEILDSDNWHYTNLSYLLETDNIIESQIPIEYLLMKQIGAVYKGALPKISTYKYEIRYGNFRYADCADTTLRNLINIALFRNDEFNINKLNKDFKEIFEFYKKQKPTDVEDRDIHDSWAEVISNKEYFVYKNLAKEGLSVNKPETQEDVIGFIILPKDHEINLDNATNVEIYINQEKYLLKKITIGIDKDVRSYLIVDRNNVNHEDLICYELKACAENFIIGLNKCLDLDLSDYDQKKILKTGFIEKFLEHTIRACGLYINNKSGSVNGEFSWFLQKEESRFILNVNYGSSGGHAEIPQSSIENKQTEILNKRILDKIIKGDNFVLMTGILDVVDAKLNTIFAIDFLRPVNRLKFIEKNLNSDDNLIIDLVKNLIESIDFLDVDLVQKFTEFVKKNYSNFKNNFNEKAIETAKKSIKFNDIMIHNKAVELWSALLEKGFGFEAMIEFITSGTDYKDQQTREAALNLLWNLLLEKIGNIEDVELKNKEFDNVIKAANKCLELNNYYQGISYWKSILTTVVKVENIKFKDRVFDEAIRTAENIKIERDDSENENFIAHHFWVMLFECIEDVELKSKLFDKAIKTANKFDESNNSKAQDLALHLFEMLVDKDKAVKQAIAAANKYIESNNSDLRESAIELFTVLVENGQSFKEAIVVANNGIEDEDVYIRMDSLQLFIALVKKNQAFKKAIDAANKGIEDEDAYIKRVSFDLFAALVEKNQALEEAIAALLKIENNSDVFFGSLCDILVVKLKEYIQRGKKFELVINTAKEAIKVDVIKNFSLKLWDMLFDKGWGFIDAIELVEANIEKNELINLLLSKEDFYKSVNKDSTYLMYAATYGKLNFAQLLIDKKIDDINAKNKEGWTALMYAAYLGNKNVVELLIKNGAKINEKNKEGKTAYSLLKNKKVKKEKEELKKEILKILSKKR encoded by the coding sequence GTGAATATTTCAAAAATAGTAAAATTTTATACTTATTTAATTTTGATTCTTTTAACCCCAAGTTTATTTGCTATCTCGTCAGAAGACATGGCTGGAAGTTATGATTGCATAAAGGATGAGCAGTATAAAATCGCATCACCTTTGCTTGGGGCAAAATTATGGGAAGCACATACAATCTGGAATTTTTATAAATTATTGCCAAAAAATGATCCAATAAGGCAGTTAGCTGAAGAGTTTTTTCATGAAAATCAGGGGCAGTTTTTAGAAACAAATTTGGATAGAAAGGCGGCAAAATATTTAGATATAAAATCAATTGGGGAAATAATTGGAATTATATTAAATTTGGATATAAAAAGTAAGAAAAAATTTGAGGATAAATTTAATAAAATTAATATAGTGATAGAAAATAAAGAGGCTAATGAAAATTTAAATAAAATTAAAAATTTAATATGGAAATCAGAGAGTAAAAAAAAATTAGATTTTTATCCCGAAAAAACAACTATTTTAGTTCTTGAAGCTCTTGCATATAGAAAAATGGATAATAAAGATGATTTGAAAATTTTTTTTAATGCAATAGCTAGTAGTTTGGATAAAAAGATTGAAGATTTGGTTGATATTGAAATTTTAGACAGCGATAATTGGCATTATACGAATTTAAGTTACTTATTGGAAACAGATAATATTATTGAATCTCAAATTCCGATAGAGTATTTATTGATGAAACAAATAGGCGCGGTGTACAAGGGTGCTTTACCAAAAATATCAACATATAAATATGAGATTAGATATGGGAATTTTAGATATGCTGATTGTGCAGATACTACACTTAGAAATTTAATAAATATAGCATTGTTTCGAAATGATGAATTTAATATCAATAAGTTGAATAAAGATTTTAAAGAAATATTTGAATTTTATAAAAAACAAAAGCCAACAGATGTTGAAGATAGAGATATTCATGATTCTTGGGCAGAAGTTATTTCAAATAAAGAATATTTTGTATATAAAAATTTGGCAAAAGAAGGTTTAAGTGTTAATAAACCTGAAACACAAGAAGATGTAATTGGGTTTATTATTTTACCAAAGGATCACGAAATAAATTTGGATAATGCTACTAATGTTGAAATTTATATCAATCAAGAAAAATATTTATTGAAAAAAATAACTATTGGAATAGATAAAGATGTGCGCAGTTATTTAATTGTAGACAGAAATAATGTTAATCATGAAGATTTGATTTGTTATGAATTAAAAGCTTGTGCTGAAAATTTCATAATTGGATTGAATAAATGTTTGGATTTGGACCTTTCTGATTATGATCAAAAAAAAATATTAAAGACTGGTTTTATTGAGAAATTTTTAGAACATACAATTAGAGCTTGCGGATTGTATATAAATAATAAAAGCGGAAGTGTAAACGGTGAATTTTCTTGGTTTTTGCAAAAAGAAGAATCTCGTTTTATTTTAAATGTAAATTATGGAAGTAGCGGTGGGCATGCTGAAATACCTCAGTCTAGTATTGAAAATAAACAAACTGAAATATTAAATAAGAGAATATTAGATAAAATAATAAAAGGAGATAATTTTGTATTGATGACCGGTATCTTAGATGTTGTAGATGCAAAATTGAATACTATATTTGCGATTGATTTTTTAAGACCGGTAAATAGGTTGAAATTTATAGAAAAAAATTTAAATAGTGACGATAATTTGATAATAGACTTGGTAAAAAATCTTATTGAAAGTATAGATTTTTTGGATGTTGATTTGGTGCAAAAATTTACAGAATTTGTTAAGAAAAATTATTCAAATTTTAAAAATAATTTTAATGAAAAAGCAATTGAGACTGCAAAAAAATCTATTAAATTCAATGACATAATGATTCACAATAAAGCTGTTGAATTATGGAGTGCTTTGCTTGAAAAGGGTTTTGGATTTGAAGCTATGATAGAATTTATAACAAGCGGTACAGACTATAAAGATCAGCAAACTAGAGAGGCTGCCTTAAATTTATTATGGAATTTGCTTTTAGAAAAAATCGGAAATATTGAAGATGTTGAATTAAAAAATAAAGAATTTGATAATGTAATAAAAGCCGCTAATAAATGCCTTGAATTAAATAATTATTATCAGGGCATAAGTTATTGGAAGAGTATTTTAACCACAGTTGTAAAGGTTGAAAATATTAAGTTTAAAGATAGGGTATTCGATGAAGCAATAAGAACTGCTGAAAATATTAAAATTGAAAGAGACGATTCAGAAAATGAAAATTTTATAGCCCATCATTTTTGGGTAATGCTATTTGAATGTATTGAAGATGTTGAATTAAAATCTAAATTATTTGATAAGGCAATAAAAACTGCAAATAAATTTGATGAGAGCAATAACTCAAAGGCGCAAGATTTGGCATTACATTTATTTGAAATGTTAGTGGATAAGGATAAAGCGGTTAAGCAAGCAATTGCTGCGGCAAATAAATATATTGAAAGTAATAATTCAGATTTGCGAGAGTCTGCAATTGAATTATTCACGGTATTGGTGGAAAACGGCCAATCCTTTAAGGAAGCAATTGTTGTGGCAAATAATGGAATTGAAGATGAAGATGTATATATTCGTATGGATTCATTGCAATTATTTATTGCATTGGTAAAAAAAAATCAAGCCTTTAAGAAAGCAATTGATGCGGCGAATAAAGGAATTGAAGATGAAGATGCATATATTAAGAGAGTCTCATTTGATTTATTTGCTGCATTGGTAGAAAAAAATCAAGCACTTGAAGAGGCAATAGCCGCTTTACTAAAAATAGAAAACAATTCTGACGTTTTTTTTGGATCATTGTGTGACATATTGGTGGTAAAATTGAAAGAATATATTCAACGTGGTAAAAAATTTGAATTAGTGATAAATACTGCGAAAGAAGCAATTAAAGTTGATGTAATTAAAAATTTTTCGTTAAAATTATGGGATATGTTGTTTGATAAAGGATGGGGATTTATAGATGCAATAGAATTAGTAGAAGCCAATATTGAAAAAAATGAATTAATTAACTTATTACTATCAAAGGAAGATTTTTATAAGTCAGTTAATAAAGATTCTACATATTTAATGTATGCAGCAACTTATGGAAAATTAAATTTTGCACAATTATTAATTGATAAAAAAATTGATGATATCAATGCAAAAAATAAAGAAGGTTGGACGGCATTAATGTATGCAGCATATCTAGGAAATAAGAATGTAGTTGAATTATTAATAAAAAATGGTGCAAAAATAAATGAAAAAAATAAAGAAGGAAAAACTGCATATAGCCTTCTTAAAAATAAGAAAGTAAAAAAGGAAAAAGAAGAACTTAAAAAAGAAATACTGAAAATTTTGAGCAAAAAAAGATAG
- a CDS encoding Zn-dependent oligopeptidase, translating into MIKFKKSCILGLVLTLSGCSFLNSSKDVINMQDYKEIISGKFKNINDVVNLFPKSVADIKARSEYLKEFSVTGIKDFLNIKPEDRTFDNTARALDILEASFGAGINALQTYEFVCPDDQIRQACHDISIELEKFSIETFFNKDIYNSFKAYVEDISIKENLNAQEKYFLEESMKDYKRSGFDLQPDKFLQVKELKKEISEFRSEFDKNVNADNSFIEVEEFELSGMTPDFINALSKTENGKYILKCDYPTYFEIIKNCTNSNTRKKLYFLFQNRAYPKNIENLNLVINKRDELAKLLGFESFAALDIDSQMAKNPERAEKFLTELADKTIIKMDKEFELFLKDLPEGVVLDANGKMSPWDYSFVVEAYKKKYFDIDERVISEYFPVENTINKIFEIYQKFLSLKFELVAVNDLWHKDVVVAKIYDKDGKNLKGYLFLDLYPRENKYSHACMIDIITTTKYKDHEVPSVIMVIANFPKATKEKPALLKHNDVETFFHEFGHAMHGLLGQTELTTFSGTNVKKDFVELPSQMFEEWMWDKEMLKFVSSHYKTGQSLPDELIDKKLELKKLNLGYFVTRQVVLSLLSLESFKSGQNKNIDKINKDLYEKYMKNVRFEPETHMQASFGHLMGYSAKYYGYMWSKVFALDMFENIKKSGLLNPEMGQKLINLVLGKGGSVDPDILLKDFLGREPNQEAFLKDIGI; encoded by the coding sequence GTGATTAAGTTTAAGAAAAGTTGTATTTTGGGGTTAGTTTTAACTTTATCAGGATGTTCTTTTTTGAACAGCTCGAAAGATGTTATAAATATGCAAGATTATAAAGAAATTATTTCCGGAAAATTTAAAAATATAAACGATGTTGTAAATTTGTTTCCAAAATCGGTAGCAGATATTAAAGCCAGATCTGAATATTTAAAAGAGTTTTCTGTAACCGGTATAAAAGATTTTTTAAATATAAAACCGGAAGATAGAACATTTGATAATACTGCTAGAGCTCTTGATATATTGGAGGCTAGTTTTGGAGCCGGAATTAATGCGTTACAAACTTATGAGTTTGTTTGTCCGGATGACCAAATTAGACAGGCATGTCATGATATTTCAATAGAACTTGAAAAATTTAGTATTGAAACTTTTTTTAATAAAGATATTTATAATTCATTTAAAGCTTATGTAGAGGATATTTCGATAAAAGAAAATTTAAATGCGCAAGAGAAATATTTTTTAGAAGAATCGATGAAAGATTATAAGCGAAGTGGTTTTGATCTACAGCCAGATAAATTTTTGCAAGTAAAAGAATTGAAAAAAGAGATTTCTGAATTTAGATCTGAATTTGATAAAAATGTTAATGCAGATAATAGTTTTATAGAAGTTGAAGAGTTTGAGCTATCCGGTATGACGCCTGATTTTATAAATGCGCTAAGTAAAACTGAAAATGGAAAATATATTTTAAAATGTGATTATCCTACATATTTTGAAATAATAAAAAATTGTACAAATTCAAATACAAGAAAAAAGTTGTATTTTTTATTTCAAAATAGAGCTTATCCTAAAAATATCGAAAATCTAAATTTGGTTATAAACAAACGAGATGAACTTGCAAAATTATTGGGATTTGAAAGTTTTGCTGCATTGGATATAGATTCGCAGATGGCAAAAAATCCCGAACGAGCTGAAAAATTTTTAACGGAACTTGCAGATAAGACTATAATTAAAATGGATAAAGAATTTGAATTATTTTTAAAAGATTTGCCTGAAGGTGTTGTTTTAGATGCAAATGGTAAGATGAGCCCATGGGATTATTCTTTTGTCGTAGAGGCATATAAGAAAAAATATTTTGATATTGATGAAAGAGTTATATCTGAATATTTTCCTGTAGAAAATACAATTAATAAAATTTTTGAAATTTATCAAAAATTTTTATCTTTAAAATTTGAATTGGTTGCTGTTAATGATTTATGGCATAAAGATGTGGTTGTTGCAAAAATTTATGATAAAGATGGCAAAAATTTAAAGGGGTATTTATTTTTGGACCTTTATCCAAGAGAAAATAAATATTCACACGCTTGCATGATAGATATAATCACGACTACAAAATATAAAGATCATGAAGTACCATCTGTAATAATGGTCATTGCCAATTTTCCAAAAGCCACAAAAGAGAAGCCTGCTCTTTTAAAACATAATGACGTTGAAACATTTTTTCATGAGTTTGGTCATGCTATGCATGGGTTACTTGGGCAGACTGAATTGACAACTTTTTCAGGAACAAATGTAAAAAAAGATTTTGTAGAATTGCCATCTCAAATGTTTGAAGAATGGATGTGGGATAAAGAGATGCTTAAATTTGTAAGTTCACATTATAAAACCGGTCAATCATTGCCGGATGAATTGATAGATAAAAAACTTGAGTTAAAAAAACTAAATTTAGGCTATTTTGTTACAAGACAGGTTGTATTATCATTACTTTCTCTTGAAAGTTTTAAGAGTGGCCAGAATAAAAATATTGATAAAATAAATAAAGATCTTTACGAAAAATATATGAAAAATGTTCGTTTTGAGCCTGAAACTCATATGCAGGCATCATTCGGACATTTAATGGGTTATTCTGCAAAATATTATGGTTATATGTGGTCCAAGGTTTTTGCACTTGATATGTTTGAAAACATTAAAAAATCAGGTCTTTTGAACCCTGAAATGGGCCAAAAACTTATAAATTTGGTCTTGGGAAAAGGTGGAAGTGTTGATCCGGATATTTTGCTAAAAGATTTTCTTGGCCGTGAGCCAAATCAAGAAGCGTTTTTAAAAGATATTGGTATTTAA